A genomic segment from Oncorhynchus keta strain PuntledgeMale-10-30-2019 chromosome 7, Oket_V2, whole genome shotgun sequence encodes:
- the LOC127931188 gene encoding uncharacterized protein LOC127931188 isoform X4 gives MINSELYTGGTSTRSMWSYIQVVPVPGQCGAIYRKYQYQVNVELYTGGTSTRSMWSYIQEVPGQCGAIYRKYQVNVELYTGSTRSMWSYIQEVPGQCGAIYRWYQYQVNVELYTGGTSTRSMWSYIQEVPVPGQCGAIYRKYQVNVELYTGGTSTRSMWGYIQEVPVPGQCGAIYRWYQYQVNVELYTGSTRSMWSYIQEVPGQCGAIYRWYQCQVNVELYTGGTSTRSMWSYIQEVPYQCGAIYRKYQINVELYTGGTRSMWSYIQEVPDHCGAIYREYQINVELYTGTTSTRSMWSYIQEVPDQCGSIYRGYRYQINVDLYTGGTSTRSM, from the exons ATGATTAAttcagagctatatacaggtggtaccagtaccaggtcaatgtggagctatatacaggtggtaccagtaccaggtcaatgtggagctatatacaggaagtaccagtaccaggtcaatgtggagctatatacaggtggtaccagtaccaggtcaatgtggagctatatacaggaagtgccaggtcaatgtggagctatatacaggaagtaccaggtcaatgtggagctatatacaggaagtaccaggtcaatgtggagctatatacaggaagtaccaggtcaatgtggagctatatacaggtggtaccagtaccag gtcaatgtggagctatatacaggtggtaccagtaccaggtcaatgtggagctatatacaggaagtaccagtaccaggtcaatgtggagctatatacaggaagtaccaggtcaatgtggagctatatacgggtggtaccagtaccaggtcaatgtggggctatatacaggaagtaccagtaccaggtcaatgtggagctatatacaggtggtaccagtaccag gtcaatgtggagctatatacaggaagtaccaggtcaatgtggagctatatacaggaagtaccaggtcaatgtggagctatatacaggtggtaccagtgccaggtcaatgtggagctatatacaggtggtaccagtaccaggtcaatgtggagctatatacaggaagtaccatatcaatgtggagctatatacaggaagtaccagatcaatgtggagctatatacagggggtaccagatcaatgtggagctatatacaggaagtaccagatcattgtggagctatatacagggagtaccagatcaatgtggagctatatacagggactaccagtaccagatccatgtggagctatatacaggaagtaccagatcaatgtggatctatatacagggggtaccggtaccagatcaatgtggatctatatacagggggtaccagtaccagatcaatgtga
- the LOC127931188 gene encoding uncharacterized protein LOC127931188 isoform X18: MINSELYTGGTSTRSMWSYIQVVPVPGQCGAIYRKYQYQVNVELYTGGTSTRSMWSYIQEVPGQCGAIYRKYQVNVELYTGSTRSMWSYIQEVPGQCGAIYRWYQYQVNVELYKGSTRSMWSYIQVVPVPGQCGAIYRKYQYQVNVELYTGSTRSMWSYIQEVPGQCGAIYRKYQVNVELYTGGTSARSMWSYIQVVPVPGQCGAIYRKYHINVELYTGSTRSMWSYIQGVPDQCGAIYRKYQIIVELYTGSTRSMWSYIQGLPVPDPCGAIYRKYQINVDLYTGGTGTRSMWIYIQGVPVPDQCEAIVPVPPV; this comes from the exons ATGATTAAttcagagctatatacaggtggtaccagtaccaggtcaatgtggagctatatacaggtggtaccagtaccaggtcaatgtggagctatatacaggaagtaccagtaccaggtcaatgtggagctatatacaggtggtaccagtaccaggtcaatgtggagctatatacaggaagtgccaggtcaatgtggagctatatacaggaagtaccaggtcaatgtggagctatatacaggaagtaccaggtcaatgtggagctatatacaggaagtaccaggtcaatgtggagctatatacaggtggtaccagtaccaggtcaatgtggagctatataaaggaagtaccaggtcaatgtggagctatatacaggtggtaccagtaccaggtcaatgtggagctatatacaggaagtaccagtaccaggtcaatgtggagctatatacaggaagtaccag gtcaatgtggagctatatacaggaagtaccaggtcaatgtggagctatatacaggaagtaccaggtcaatgtggagctatatacaggtggtaccagtgccaggtcaatgtggagctatatacaggtggtaccagtaccaggtcaatgtggagctatatacaggaagtaccatatcaatgtggagctatatacaggaagtaccagatcaatgtggagctatatacagggggtaccagatcaatgtggagctatatacaggaagtaccagatcattgtggagctatatacagggagtaccagatcaatgtggagctatatacagggactaccagtaccagatccatgtggagctatatacaggaagtaccagatcaatgtggatctatatacagggggtaccggtaccagatcaatgtggatctatatacagggggtaccagtaccagatcaatgtgaagctatagtaccggtaccccctgtataa
- the LOC127931188 gene encoding uncharacterized protein LOC127931188 isoform X5, with the protein MINSELYTGGTSTRSMWSYIQVVPVPGQCGAIYRKYQYQVNVELYTGGTSTRSMWSYIQEVPGQCGAIYRKYQVNVELYTGSTRSMWSYIQEVPGQCGAIYRWYQYQVNVELYKGSTRSMWSYIQVVPVPGQCGAIYRKYQYQVNVELYTGSTRSMWSYIQVVPVPGQCGAIYRKYQYQVNVELYTGSTRSMWSYIQEVPGQCGAIYRWYQCQVNVELYTGGTSTRSMWSYIQEVPYQCGAIYRKYQINVELYTGGTRSMWSYIQEVPDHCGAIYREYQINVELYTGTTSTRSMWSYIQEVPDQCGSIYRGYRYQINVDLYTGGTSTRSM; encoded by the exons ATGATTAAttcagagctatatacaggtggtaccagtaccaggtcaatgtggagctatatacaggtggtaccagtaccaggtcaatgtggagctatatacaggaagtaccagtaccaggtcaatgtggagctatatacaggtggtaccagtaccaggtcaatgtggagctatatacaggaagtgccaggtcaatgtggagctatatacaggaagtaccaggtcaatgtggagctatatacaggaagtaccaggtcaatgtggagctatatacaggaagtaccaggtcaatgtggagctatatacaggtggtaccagtaccaggtcaatgtggagctatataaaggaagtaccaggtcaatgtggagctatatacaggtggtaccagtaccaggtcaatgtggagctatatacaggaagtaccagtaccaggtcaatgtggagctatatacaggaagtaccag gtcaatgtggagctatatacaggtggtaccagtaccaggtcaatgtggagctatatacaggaagtaccagtaccaggtcaatgtggagctatatacaggaagtaccaggtcaatgtggagctatatacaggaagtaccaggtcaatgtggagctatatacaggtggtaccagtgccaggtcaatgtggagctatatacaggtggtaccagtaccaggtcaatgtggagctatatacaggaagtaccatatcaatgtggagctatatacaggaagtaccagatcaatgtggagctatatacagggggtaccagatcaatgtggagctatatacaggaagtaccagatcattgtggagctatatacagggagtaccagatcaatgtggagctatatacagggactaccagtaccagatccatgtggagctatatacaggaagtaccagatcaatgtggatctatatacagggggtaccggtaccagatcaatgtggatctatatacagggggtaccagtaccagatcaatgtga
- the LOC127931188 gene encoding uncharacterized protein LOC127931188 isoform X14: protein MINSELYTGGTSTRSMWSYIQVVPVPGQCGAIYRKYQYQVNVELYTGGTSTRSMWSYIQEVPGQCGAIYRKYQVNVELYTGGTSTRSMWSYIQEVPVPGQCGAIYRKYQVNVELYTGGTSTRSMWGYIQEVPVPGQCGAIYRWYQYQVNVELYTGSTSTRSMWSYIQEVPGQCGAIYRKYQVNVELYTGGTSARSMWSYIQVVPVPGQCGAIYRKYHINVELYTGSTRSMWSYIQGVPDQCGAIYRKYQIIVELYTGSTRSMWSYIQGLPVPDPCGAIYRKYQINVDLYTGGTGTRSMWIYIQGVPVPDQCEAIVPVPPV from the exons ATGATTAAttcagagctatatacaggtggtaccagtaccaggtcaatgtggagctatatacaggtggtaccagtaccaggtcaatgtggagctatatacaggaagtaccagtaccaggtcaatgtggagctatatacaggtggtaccagtaccaggtcaatgtggagctatatacaggaagtgccag gtcaatgtggagctatatacaggaagtaccag gtcaatgtggagctatatacaggtggtaccagtaccaggtcaatgtggagctatatacaggaagtaccagtaccaggtcaatgtggagctatatacaggaagtaccaggtcaatgtggagctatatacgggtggtaccagtaccaggtcaatgtggggctatatacaggaagtaccagtaccaggtcaatgtggagctatatacaggtggtaccagtaccaggtcaatgtggagctatatacaggaagtaccagtaccaggtcaatgtggagctatatacaggaagtaccaggtcaatgtggagctatatacaggaagtaccaggtcaatgtggagctatatacaggtggtaccagtgccaggtcaatgtggagctatatacaggtggtaccagtaccaggtcaatgtggagctatatacaggaagtaccatatcaatgtggagctatatacaggaagtaccagatcaatgtggagctatatacagggggtaccagatcaatgtggagctatatacaggaagtaccagatcattgtggagctatatacagggagtaccagatcaatgtggagctatatacagggactaccagtaccagatccatgtggagctatatacaggaagtaccagatcaatgtggatctatatacagggggtaccggtaccagatcaatgtggatctatatacagggggtaccagtaccagatcaatgtgaagctatagtaccggtaccccctgtataa
- the LOC127931188 gene encoding uncharacterized protein LOC127931188 isoform X8, producing MINSELYTGGTSTRSMWSYIQVVPVPGQCGAIYRKYQYQVNVELYTGGTSTRSMWSYIQEVPGQCGAIYRKYQVNVELYTGSTRSMWSYIQVVPVPGQCGAIYRKYQYQVNVELYTGSTRSMWSYIRVVPVPGQCGAIYRKYQYQVNVELYTGGTSTRSMWSYIQEVPVPGQCGAIYRKYQVNVELYTGSTRSMWSYIQVVPVPGQCGAIYRWYQYQVNVELYTGSTISMWSYIQEVPDQCGAIYRGYQINVELYTGSTRSLWSYIQGVPDQCGAIYRDYQYQIHVELYTGSTRSMWIYIQGVPVPDQCGSIYRGYQYQINVKL from the exons ATGATTAAttcagagctatatacaggtggtaccagtaccaggtcaatgtggagctatatacaggtggtaccagtaccaggtcaatgtggagctatatacaggaagtaccagtaccaggtcaatgtggagctatatacaggtggtaccagtaccaggtcaatgtggagctatatacaggaagtgccaggtcaatgtggagctatatacaggaagtaccaggtcaatgtggagctatatacaggaagtaccag gtcaatgtggagctatatacaggtggtaccagtaccaggtcaatgtggagctatatacaggaagtaccagtaccaggtcaatgtggagctatatacaggaagtaccaggtcaatgtggagctatatacgggtggtaccagtaccaggtcaatgtggggctatatacaggaagtaccagtaccaggtcaatgtggagctatatacaggtggtaccagtaccaggtcaatgtggagctatatacaggaagtaccagtaccaggtcaatgtggagctatatacaggaagtaccaggtcaatgtggagctatatacaggaagtaccaggtcaatgtggagctatatacaggtggtaccagtgccaggtcaatgtggagctatatacaggtggtaccagtaccaggtcaatgtggagctatatacaggaagtaccatatcaatgtggagctatatacaggaagtaccagatcaatgtggagctatatacagggggtaccagatcaatgtggagctatatacaggaagtaccagatcattgtggagctatatacagggagtaccagatcaatgtggagctatatacagggactaccagtaccagatccatgtggagctatatacaggaagtaccagatcaatgtggatctatatacagggggtaccggtaccagatcaatgtggatctatatacagggggtaccagtaccagatcaatgtgaagctatag
- the LOC127931188 gene encoding uncharacterized protein LOC127931188 isoform X17, producing the protein MWSYIQEVPVPGQCGAIYRWYQYQVNVELYTGSARSMWSYIQEVPGQCGAIYRKYQVNVELYTGSTRSMWSYIQVVPVPGQCGAIYRWYQYQVNVELYTGSTSTRSMWSYIQEVPGQCGAIYGWYQYQVNVGLYTGSTSTRSMWSYIQVVPVPGQCGAIYRKYQYQVNVELYTGSTRSMWSYIQEVPGQCGAIYRWYQCQVNVELYTGGTSTRSMWSYIQEVPYQCGAIYRKYQINVELYTGGTRSMWSYIQEVPDHCGAIYREYQINVELYTGTTSTRSMWSYIQEVPDQCGSIYRGYRYQINVDLYTGGTSTRSM; encoded by the exons atgtggagctatatacaggaagtaccagtaccaggtcaatgtggagctatatacaggtggtaccagtaccaggtcaatgtggagctatatacaggaagtgccaggtcaatgtggagctatatacaggaagtaccaggtcaatgtggagctatatacaggaagtaccaggtcaatgtggagctatatacaggaagtaccaggtcaatgtggagctatatacaggtggtaccagtaccag gtcaatgtggagctatatacaggtggtaccagtaccaggtcaatgtggagctatatacaggaagtaccagtaccaggtcaatgtggagctatatacaggaagtaccaggtcaatgtggagctatatacgggtggtaccagtaccaggtcaatgtggggctatatacaggaagtaccagtaccaggtcaatgtggagctatatacaggtggtaccagtaccaggtcaatgtggagctatatacaggaagtaccagtaccaggtcaatgtggagctatatacaggaagtaccaggtcaatgtggagctatatacaggaagtaccaggtcaatgtggagctatatacaggtggtaccagtgccaggtcaatgtggagctatatacaggtggtaccagtaccaggtcaatgtggagctatatacaggaagtaccatatcaatgtggagctatatacaggaagtaccagatcaatgtggagctatatacagggggtaccagatcaatgtggagctatatacaggaagtaccagatcattgtggagctatatacagggagtaccagatcaatgtggagctatatacagggactaccagtaccagatccatgtggagctatatacaggaagtaccagatcaatgtggatctatatacagggggtaccggtaccagatcaatgtggatctatatacagggggtaccagtaccagatcaatgtga
- the LOC127931188 gene encoding uncharacterized protein LOC127931188 isoform X21 yields MINSELYTGGTSTRSMWSYIQVVPVPGQCGAIYRKYQYQVNVELYTGGTSTRSMWSYIQEVPGQCGAIYRKYQVNVELYTGSTRSMWSYIQVVPVPGQCGAIYRWYQYQVNVELYTGSTSTRSMWSYIQEVPGQCGAIYGWYQYQVNVGLYTGSTSTRSMWSYIQVVPVPGQCGAIYRKYQYQVNVELYTGGTSTRSMWSYIQEVPYQCGAIYRKYQINVELYTGGTRSMWSYIQEVPDHCGAIYREYQINVELYTGTTSTRSMWSYIQEVPDQCGSIYRGYRYQINVDLYTGGTSTRSM; encoded by the exons ATGATTAAttcagagctatatacaggtggtaccagtaccaggtcaatgtggagctatatacaggtggtaccagtaccaggtcaatgtggagctatatacaggaagtaccagtaccaggtcaatgtggagctatatacaggtggtaccagtaccaggtcaatgtggagctatatacaggaagtgccag gtcaatgtggagctatatacaggaagtaccaggtcaatgtggagctatatacaggaagtaccaggtcaatgtggagctatatacaggtggtaccagtaccag gtcaatgtggagctatatacaggtggtaccagtaccaggtcaatgtggagctatatacaggaagtaccagtaccaggtcaatgtggagctatatacaggaagtaccaggtcaatgtggagctatatacgggtggtaccagtaccaggtcaatgtggggctatatacaggaagtaccagtaccaggtcaatgtggagctatatacaggtggtaccagtaccaggtcaatgtggagctatatacaggaagtaccagtaccag gtcaatgtggagctatatacaggtggtaccagtaccaggtcaatgtggagctatatacaggaagtaccatatcaatgtggagctatatacaggaagtaccagatcaatgtggagctatatacagggggtaccagatcaatgtggagctatatacaggaagtaccagatcattgtggagctatatacagggagtaccagatcaatgtggagctatatacagggactaccagtaccagatccatgtggagctatatacaggaagtaccagatcaatgtggatctatatacagggggtaccggtaccagatcaatgtggatctatatacagggggtaccagtaccagatcaatgtga
- the LOC127931188 gene encoding uncharacterized protein LOC127931188 isoform X20, whose amino-acid sequence MWSYIQEVPVPGQCGAIYRKYQVNVELYTGSTRSMWSYIQEVPGQCGAIYRWYQYQVNVELYKGSTRSMWSYIQVVPVPGQCGAIYRKYQYQVNVELYTGSTRSMWSYIRVVPVPGQCGAIYRKYQYQVNVELYTGGTSTRSMWSYIQEVPVPGQCGAIYRKYQVNVELYTGSTRSMWSYIQVVPVPGQCGAIYRWYQYQVNVELYTGSTISMWSYIQEVPDQCGAIYRGYQINVELYTGSTRSLWSYIQGVPDQCGAIYRDYQYQIHVELYTGSTRSMWIYIQGVPVPDQCGSIYRGYQYQINVKL is encoded by the exons atgtggagctatatacaggaagtaccagtaccag gtcaatgtggagctatatacaggaagtaccaggtcaatgtggagctatatacaggaagtaccaggtcaatgtggagctatatacaggaagtaccaggtcaatgtggagctatatacaggtggtaccagtaccaggtcaatgtggagctatataaaggaagtaccaggtcaatgtggagctatatacaggtggtaccagtaccaggtcaatgtggagctatatacaggaagtaccagtaccaggtcaatgtggagctatatacaggaagtaccaggtcaatgtggagctatatacgggtggtaccagtaccaggtcaatgtggggctatatacaggaagtaccagtaccaggtcaatgtggagctatatacaggtggtaccagtaccaggtcaatgtggagctatatacaggaagtaccagtaccaggtcaatgtggagctatatacaggaagtaccaggtcaatgtggagctatatacaggaagtaccaggtcaatgtggagctatatacaggtggtaccagtgccaggtcaatgtggagctatatacaggtggtaccagtaccaggtcaatgtggagctatatacaggaagtaccatatcaatgtggagctatatacaggaagtaccagatcaatgtggagctatatacagggggtaccagatcaatgtggagctatatacaggaagtaccagatcattgtggagctatatacagggagtaccagatcaatgtggagctatatacagggactaccagtaccagatccatgtggagctatatacaggaagtaccagatcaatgtggatctatatacagggggtaccggtaccagatcaatgtggatctatatacagggggtaccagtaccagatcaatgtgaagctatag
- the LOC127931188 gene encoding uncharacterized protein LOC127931188 isoform X9, whose product MINSELYTGGTSTRSMWSYIQVVPVPGQCGAIYRKYQYQVNVELYTGGTSTRSMWSYIQEVPGQCGAIYRKYQVNVELYTGSTRSMWSYIQVVPVPGQCGAIYRKYQYQVNVELYTGSTRSMWSYIRVVPVPGQCGAIYRKYQYQVNVELYTGGTSTRSMWSYIQEVPVPGQCGAIYRKYQVNVELYTGSTRSMWSYIQVVPVPGQCGAIYRWYQYQVNVELYTGSTISMWSYIQEVPDQCGAIYRGYQINVELYTGSTRSLWSYIQGVPDQCGAIYRDYQYQIHVELYTGSTRSMWIYIQGVPVPDQCGSIYRGYQYQINVKL is encoded by the exons ATGATTAAttcagagctatatacaggtggtaccagtaccaggtcaatgtggagctatatacaggtggtaccagtaccaggtcaatgtggagctatatacaggaagtaccagtaccaggtcaatgtggagctatatacaggtggtaccagtaccaggtcaatgtggagctatatacaggaagtgccag gtcaatgtggagctatatacaggaagtaccaggtcaatgtggagctatatacaggaagtaccag gtcaatgtggagctatatacaggtggtaccagtaccaggtcaatgtggagctatatacaggaagtaccagtaccaggtcaatgtggagctatatacaggaagtaccaggtcaatgtggagctatatacgggtggtaccagtaccaggtcaatgtggggctatatacaggaagtaccagtaccaggtcaatgtggagctatatacaggtggtaccagtaccaggtcaatgtggagctatatacaggaagtaccagtaccaggtcaatgtggagctatatacaggaagtaccaggtcaatgtggagctatatacaggaagtaccaggtcaatgtggagctatatacaggtggtaccagtgccaggtcaatgtggagctatatacaggtggtaccagtaccaggtcaatgtggagctatatacaggaagtaccatatcaatgtggagctatatacaggaagtaccagatcaatgtggagctatatacagggggtaccagatcaatgtggagctatatacaggaagtaccagatcattgtggagctatatacagggagtaccagatcaatgtggagctatatacagggactaccagtaccagatccatgtggagctatatacaggaagtaccagatcaatgtggatctatatacagggggtaccggtaccagatcaatgtggatctatatacagggggtaccagtaccagatcaatgtgaagctatag
- the LOC127931188 gene encoding uncharacterized protein LOC127931188 isoform X1 — translation MINSELYTGGTSTRSMWSYIQVVPVPGQCGAIYRKYQYQVNVELYTGGTSTRSMWSYIQEVPGQCGAIYRKYQVNVELYTGSTRSMWSYIQEVPGQCGAIYRWYQYQVNVELYKGSTRSMWSYIQVVPVPGQCGAIYRKYQYQVNVELYTGSTRSMWSYIRVVPVPGQCGAIYRKYQYQVNVELYTGGTSTRSMWSYIQEVPGQCGAIYRKYQVNVELYTGGTSARSMWSYIQVVPVPGQCGAIYRKYHINVELYTGSTRSMWSYIQGVPDQCGAIYRKYQIIVELYTGSTRSMWSYIQGLPVPDPCGAIYRKYQINVDLYTGGTGTRSMWIYIQGVPVPDQCEAIVPVPPV, via the exons ATGATTAAttcagagctatatacaggtggtaccagtaccaggtcaatgtggagctatatacaggtggtaccagtaccaggtcaatgtggagctatatacaggaagtaccagtaccaggtcaatgtggagctatatacaggtggtaccagtaccaggtcaatgtggagctatatacaggaagtgccaggtcaatgtggagctatatacaggaagtaccaggtcaatgtggagctatatacaggaagtaccaggtcaatgtggagctatatacaggaagtaccaggtcaatgtggagctatatacaggtggtaccagtaccaggtcaatgtggagctatataaaggaagtaccaggtcaatgtggagctatatacaggtggtaccagtaccaggtcaatgtggagctatatacaggaagtaccagtaccaggtcaatgtggagctatatacaggaagtaccaggtcaatgtggagctatatacgggtggtaccagtaccaggtcaatgtggggctatatacaggaagtaccagtaccaggtcaatgtggagctatatacaggtggtaccagtaccag gtcaatgtggagctatatacaggaagtaccaggtcaatgtggagctatatacaggaagtaccaggtcaatgtggagctatatacaggtggtaccagtgccaggtcaatgtggagctatatacaggtggtaccagtaccaggtcaatgtggagctatatacaggaagtaccatatcaatgtggagctatatacaggaagtaccagatcaatgtggagctatatacagggggtaccagatcaatgtggagctatatacaggaagtaccagatcattgtggagctatatacagggagtaccagatcaatgtggagctatatacagggactaccagtaccagatccatgtggagctatatacaggaagtaccagatcaatgtggatctatatacagggggtaccggtaccagatcaatgtggatctatatacagggggtaccagtaccagatcaatgtgaagctatagtaccggtaccccctgtataa